In a genomic window of Mageeibacillus indolicus UPII9-5:
- the hslO gene encoding Hsp33 family molecular chaperone HslO, which produces MNPYEDNQNKLQKLTVDAEDSHQVLTAADVTISGDHLVRATARGGHVKLAALRAEGTVSKLVAIHDLSPLMAAAAGRMAMATQLLAADLKDETSTITSILRCNGPVQGMTMVADCHSRVRGVVKNPHVSTAEIRPGKLAVGAAVGKGELTVIKDLGLREPYVGTVELLTGEIAEDFAYYLLTSEQIPGVLALGVKMNDRGVSYAGGLLVQLMPGHTEEDLEYIEKRAGGGFPEITFLLEEGFSPAQIIDLFMGDPELTYLDCRPISYHCPCNQARMERNLLTLGRSELQSLAADPAGIELCCHFCGKKYHFAQAEISGLLSR; this is translated from the coding sequence ATGAATCCATACGAAGATAATCAGAATAAACTACAAAAACTGACTGTTGACGCAGAAGACAGCCACCAAGTGCTGACAGCTGCCGATGTGACAATATCCGGAGATCATTTGGTGCGGGCCACGGCACGAGGCGGCCATGTGAAATTAGCCGCTCTGCGAGCAGAAGGAACCGTAAGTAAATTGGTCGCTATCCATGATTTATCCCCTTTAATGGCCGCTGCCGCCGGACGAATGGCCATGGCAACGCAACTTTTGGCGGCTGACTTAAAAGATGAAACATCCACGATAACCAGTATTTTACGCTGTAACGGCCCGGTTCAAGGGATGACAATGGTTGCCGATTGCCATTCACGCGTGCGCGGAGTTGTGAAAAATCCCCATGTTAGCACGGCCGAAATCCGCCCCGGCAAGCTGGCCGTCGGAGCAGCTGTTGGAAAAGGTGAATTGACGGTTATTAAAGATCTTGGGCTGCGTGAACCATATGTTGGTACAGTAGAACTTCTTACCGGAGAAATTGCCGAAGATTTTGCGTATTATTTATTGACCTCGGAGCAAATCCCCGGTGTTCTCGCTTTAGGCGTAAAGATGAATGACCGAGGGGTAAGTTATGCCGGTGGCTTGTTGGTTCAGCTGATGCCCGGACATACGGAAGAAGACTTGGAATATATTGAAAAACGTGCTGGGGGAGGTTTTCCGGAGATAACCTTTTTGCTGGAGGAAGGCTTCAGCCCGGCTCAAATAATTGATTTGTTCATGGGTGATCCTGAGCTTACCTACTTAGACTGTCGCCCGATCAGTTATCATTGTCCGTGCAATCAGGCCCGGATGGAACGGAACCTGCTCACTTTAGGTCGTAGTGAATTACAGTCCCTTGCTGCCGACCCGGCCGGCATTGAGCTTTGCTGCCACTTCTGTGGGAAAAAATATCACTTTGCTCAGGCGGAAATCTCCGGTCTGCTATCTCGCTGA